In Streptomyces longhuiensis, the following proteins share a genomic window:
- a CDS encoding glycoside hydrolase family 47 protein has protein sequence MTSTFPSPSSPDRKSLSRRGVLRGSALIGATAAASGLLGSPLAGAATRPAASPGGRHLPPADRAKAAQVRAEFLHGWNGYKKAAWGHDEVKPVSGTSSEFFVPGRPVALSVIEALDTLYVMELDDELKSSCDYLEKHLDLDIDGDFHVFEAIIRVVGGLLSGYLVTRRPKLLELTREAADRLLPAFTKSPTGIPYTQVNMRTGAVSGNTPPLAEVGTNILEFGMLSQLTGDQKYYRAAKKAYRETMRRISPLGLLGTSLNVETGKWADGTDTAPNPPVDSFYEYLWGGWELFGDRDLLNWYRETTRAILRRQSVTVDGHLWFRQVDMNTGKTTGTRASELASFYGGLLAMGGDQAQGEAYQRSWSAVMQRYAVLPEEIDYTDFSATQKGNQLRPEYVNSAFNLFQLNGRQEWRDTAWTYFQGMKNLRVDGGYTIASDVTVSPMALGDLTPAYWFAENMKYLYLIFAAAPRYDYGTGYLSTEGKLLRGVR, from the coding sequence ATGACTTCGACCTTCCCCTCCCCCTCCTCCCCCGACAGGAAAAGCCTCAGCCGCCGCGGTGTCCTCCGCGGCTCCGCCCTGATCGGCGCCACCGCCGCGGCCTCCGGGCTGCTCGGCTCCCCGCTCGCCGGAGCGGCCACGAGGCCCGCCGCAAGTCCGGGCGGCCGCCATCTGCCCCCGGCGGACCGCGCGAAGGCGGCCCAGGTGCGCGCCGAGTTCCTCCACGGCTGGAACGGCTACAAGAAGGCCGCCTGGGGGCACGACGAGGTCAAGCCGGTGTCCGGCACGAGCAGCGAGTTCTTCGTCCCGGGCCGTCCCGTCGCGCTGTCGGTGATCGAGGCGCTGGACACGCTCTACGTGATGGAGCTCGACGACGAGCTGAAGTCGAGCTGCGACTACCTGGAGAAGCATCTCGACCTCGACATCGACGGCGACTTCCATGTCTTCGAGGCGATCATCCGCGTGGTCGGCGGCTTGCTGTCCGGCTATCTGGTGACCCGCAGGCCGAAGCTCCTGGAGCTGACCCGAGAGGCGGCGGACCGGCTGCTCCCGGCGTTCACGAAGTCGCCGACCGGCATTCCGTACACGCAGGTCAACATGCGTACCGGTGCCGTCTCGGGGAACACGCCGCCGCTCGCCGAAGTGGGCACGAACATCCTCGAGTTCGGGATGCTGTCCCAGCTGACGGGCGATCAGAAGTACTACCGGGCAGCGAAGAAGGCCTATCGCGAGACGATGCGACGGATCTCTCCGCTCGGCCTGCTCGGTACGTCGCTGAACGTCGAGACCGGGAAGTGGGCCGACGGGACCGACACGGCTCCGAACCCGCCCGTGGACTCGTTCTACGAGTACCTGTGGGGCGGCTGGGAGCTGTTCGGTGACCGGGACCTGCTCAACTGGTACCGCGAGACCACGCGCGCGATCCTGCGGCGCCAGTCGGTGACCGTAGACGGTCATCTGTGGTTCCGCCAGGTCGACATGAACACCGGAAAGACCACCGGGACTCGCGCCTCGGAGCTCGCCTCTTTCTACGGCGGCCTCCTCGCGATGGGCGGCGACCAGGCGCAGGGCGAGGCGTACCAGCGGTCCTGGTCTGCGGTGATGCAGCGCTACGCCGTCCTGCCCGAAGAGATCGACTACACCGACTTCTCGGCGACGCAGAAGGGCAATCAGCTCAGGCCGGAGTACGTGAACTCGGCGTTCAACCTCTTCCAGCTGAACGGCCGGCAGGAGTGGCGCGACACCGCGTGGACGTACTTCCAGGGGATGAAGAACCTGCGCGTCGACGGGGGTTACACCATCGCGTCGGACGTGACCGTCTCGCCGATGGCGCTCGGAGACCTGACTCCCGCGTACTGGTTCGCCGAGAACATGAAGTACCTCTACCTCATCTTCGCCGCCGCCCCGCGCTACGACTACGGGACCGGCTATCTCTCGACCGAGGGCAAGCTGCTGCGCGGCGTGCGCTGA
- a CDS encoding PA14 domain-containing protein translates to MRTKRLRGRLAMLLAAGLGLAALTVSPSATAADDPVEPHGLKGEYYTQSASGAFDFAELKATGFDPKLDFDTLEPRLRTATGQADDASVRWTGKVVPEKTGATTFSITGDNGFRLWVDGKLAIDHWVDDWDKEQTSQPVELTAGKAYDIKVEYFEHFGGSNLHLRWTEPGESKEAIPSSAFRLPDGWDYDGAISTTVLKDGRTLKLDFAQSLAAPPAGLADHLQAVIGGAQWPLSSIKADPADPRTLLVGLKEPVVGKKGGGASGQADVTYDGKGGLTSTGEKAVGQFWSSGPNDSEYELRTKWADEVGPKNALPEYPRPQLTRDAWQNLNGEWQFAAAKSGDKPPVGKQLGEKILVPYPVESQLSGIERHEDRMWYRRTFTVPKGWKVGDGKRLQLNFGAVDWQSEVYVNGKKVADHKGGYDKFSADITDALKPGRTQELIVGVYDPTDAQGGENPPVGKQRLDPSGIWYTPSSGIWQTVWMEPVAADHAADLKITPDVKAGQATVEAKGVRDGVPVTATAYDGKRRVATASGVTGAPLTLKIDKAHLWSPDDPFLYNLKVNVGKDSVGSYFGMRSISVEKVNGTPRTLLNGKPVFMMATLDQGFWPDGLHTAPTDEALAYDLKMHKQMGFNSVRKHIKVEPDRWFYWADKLGLMVWQDMPAMSAAPDTAARAEYEREMKTMIDQHSSHPSVVMWVTFNEGWGQYDVGRIAEQAKAWDPTRLVNNMSGLNLGADGGTGDIMDEHGYPSPALPPHPDGKRALVSGEYGGLGLAVPGHAWAVQQSYVDVDPAKYTDDYLARLAEVHKLACQGSNGAVYTQISDVEGELNGLVTYDRKIVKPDVKRVKAAQDALIRDASQATVAGCSGS, encoded by the coding sequence GTGCGCACCAAACGACTCAGAGGCCGACTGGCCATGCTGCTGGCCGCGGGACTGGGCCTCGCGGCACTCACCGTGTCGCCGTCGGCGACAGCGGCCGACGACCCGGTCGAACCCCACGGCCTGAAGGGCGAGTACTACACCCAGTCCGCCTCCGGAGCCTTCGACTTCGCCGAGCTCAAGGCCACCGGCTTCGACCCGAAACTCGACTTCGACACCCTCGAGCCGCGGCTGCGGACGGCCACCGGCCAGGCCGACGACGCCAGTGTGCGCTGGACGGGCAAGGTCGTACCGGAGAAGACCGGCGCGACAACGTTTTCCATCACCGGCGACAACGGCTTCCGGCTCTGGGTCGACGGCAAGCTCGCCATCGACCACTGGGTCGACGACTGGGACAAGGAACAGACCTCCCAGCCCGTCGAGTTGACGGCCGGCAAGGCGTACGACATCAAGGTCGAGTACTTCGAGCACTTCGGCGGCTCGAACCTCCATCTGCGCTGGACCGAGCCGGGCGAGAGCAAGGAGGCGATCCCCTCCTCCGCCTTCCGGCTCCCCGACGGCTGGGACTACGACGGGGCGATATCCACGACCGTCCTCAAGGACGGCCGTACCCTCAAGCTCGACTTCGCGCAGTCCCTCGCGGCCCCGCCGGCCGGCCTCGCGGATCACCTCCAGGCCGTGATCGGCGGCGCCCAGTGGCCGCTGTCCTCGATCAAGGCAGACCCGGCCGACCCCCGCACCCTGCTCGTCGGGCTCAAGGAGCCGGTCGTGGGCAAGAAGGGCGGCGGCGCGTCCGGCCAGGCCGATGTCACGTACGACGGCAAGGGCGGGCTGACCAGCACCGGCGAGAAGGCCGTCGGCCAGTTCTGGAGCAGCGGCCCGAACGACTCCGAGTACGAGCTGCGCACCAAGTGGGCCGACGAGGTGGGGCCGAAGAACGCCCTCCCCGAGTACCCGCGCCCGCAGCTCACCCGGGACGCCTGGCAGAACCTCAACGGCGAGTGGCAGTTCGCCGCGGCGAAGTCCGGTGACAAGCCGCCGGTCGGCAAGCAGCTCGGCGAGAAGATCCTCGTGCCCTACCCGGTCGAGTCACAGCTCTCCGGCATCGAGCGCCACGAGGACCGCATGTGGTACCGCCGCACGTTCACGGTCCCCAAGGGCTGGAAGGTCGGCGACGGCAAGCGCCTCCAGCTGAACTTCGGCGCCGTCGACTGGCAGTCCGAGGTGTACGTCAACGGCAAGAAGGTCGCCGACCACAAGGGCGGCTACGACAAGTTCAGCGCCGACATCACGGACGCGCTGAAGCCGGGGCGCACCCAGGAGCTGATCGTCGGCGTCTACGACCCGACGGACGCGCAGGGCGGCGAGAACCCGCCGGTCGGTAAGCAGCGCCTCGACCCGAGCGGCATCTGGTACACCCCCTCCTCCGGCATCTGGCAGACCGTGTGGATGGAGCCGGTCGCGGCCGACCACGCCGCCGACCTCAAGATCACCCCGGACGTCAAGGCGGGCCAGGCCACCGTCGAGGCCAAGGGCGTACGGGACGGCGTGCCGGTCACGGCGACGGCGTACGACGGCAAGCGCAGGGTCGCCACGGCGAGCGGGGTCACCGGCGCGCCGCTGACCCTGAAGATCGACAAGGCGCATCTGTGGTCGCCCGACGACCCGTTCCTCTACAACCTCAAGGTGAACGTCGGCAAGGACAGCGTCGGCAGCTACTTCGGGATGCGCTCCATCTCCGTGGAGAAGGTGAACGGCACGCCGCGCACCCTTCTCAACGGCAAGCCCGTCTTCATGATGGCCACGCTCGACCAGGGTTTCTGGCCCGACGGGCTGCACACCGCGCCGACGGACGAGGCGCTGGCCTACGACCTGAAGATGCACAAGCAGATGGGCTTCAACTCGGTCCGCAAGCACATCAAGGTCGAGCCCGACCGCTGGTTCTACTGGGCGGACAAGCTGGGTCTGATGGTGTGGCAGGACATGCCGGCCATGAGCGCGGCGCCGGACACGGCCGCGCGCGCCGAGTACGAGCGCGAGATGAAGACGATGATCGACCAGCACAGCAGCCACCCCTCGGTGGTCATGTGGGTCACCTTCAACGAGGGCTGGGGCCAGTACGACGTGGGCCGCATCGCCGAGCAGGCCAAGGCCTGGGACCCGACGCGGCTGGTCAACAACATGTCGGGCCTCAACCTCGGGGCGGACGGCGGAACCGGCGACATCATGGACGAGCACGGCTACCCGAGCCCGGCCCTGCCGCCGCATCCCGACGGCAAGCGCGCCCTGGTCAGCGGCGAGTACGGCGGCCTCGGCCTCGCGGTACCCGGTCACGCGTGGGCTGTGCAGCAGTCGTACGTGGACGTCGACCCGGCGAAGTACACGGACGACTACCTCGCACGGCTCGCCGAGGTGCACAAGCTGGCCTGCCAGGGCAGCAACGGCGCCGTGTACACGCAGATCTCGGACGTCGAGGGTGAGCTCAACGGCCTGGTGACGTACGACCGCAAGATCGTCAAGCCGGATGTGAAGCGGGTGAAGGCGGCGCAGGACGCGCTGATCCGCGACGCCTCGCAGGCGACCGTGGCCGGCTGCTCCGGCAGCTGA
- a CDS encoding beta-L-arabinofuranosidase domain-containing protein: MPVSRRALLGAGALGLGAAALGGPFATSAAAASRPSAGTLLPDAFRKLPSGSVTARGWLAGQLKLQLDGLCGRYEDLSHFLDFDNTGWVHPERGAWEELPYWLRGYVPLAVATGDEHALARSREWIDAILATQESDGFFGPRALRTSLNGGPDFWPFLPLLMALRTYEEYTRDRRVVPFVTRFLRFMNAQGAGAFNSSWVSFRWGDGLDIVVWLYRRTGEKFLLDLAGKMHTLGADWTGGTPSRHNVNIAQGFREPAQYAQLTGSADLTRATYRGYDAVMGAYGQFPGGGMAGDENYRPGFGDPRQGFETCGIVEFMASHELLTRITGDPVWADRCEELAFNMLPAALDPQGKSLHYVTSANSIDLDNTPKTQGQFQNGFAMQSLQPGVDQYRCCPHNYGMGWPYFSEELWLATPGDGLAAAMYAPCTVRTRVAGGTEVTIVEETGYPFTETVEFRLSTPKPVRFPLQLRIPGWCRGPELLVNGKRTSAKDGPAWAEVERTWHDGDVVTLRLPQRTSVRHWPDNHDAVSVDHGPLTYSLKIGEQYERYAGDDTFPHYEVHATSAWNYGLSPDAGLSFRRDDGPVGDNPFTHGTTPVHITARARRIEEWVADDEHVVAPLQSGPARSDAPVETVTLVPMGAARLRITAFPQASPDGRAWTPEPAFRRIANKHSGKVLAVDGMSTENSARVVQFANSGTGDHAWQLVDKGDGWHLIRNGQSGKVLGVDGMSTADSAHVVQYEDNGTADHLWALVDSGDGWYRIRNKNSGKVLGVDGMSTADSAQVVQFNDNGTDDHLWRLL, translated from the coding sequence ATGCCTGTCAGCAGACGCGCTCTTCTCGGTGCCGGCGCCCTGGGCCTGGGCGCCGCGGCCCTCGGCGGCCCGTTCGCCACGTCCGCGGCGGCGGCTTCACGCCCGTCGGCCGGCACGCTGCTCCCGGACGCGTTCCGGAAGCTTCCCTCCGGCAGTGTCACCGCCCGCGGCTGGCTCGCCGGACAGCTGAAGCTCCAGCTCGACGGGCTGTGCGGCCGGTACGAGGACCTCTCGCACTTCCTGGACTTCGACAACACCGGCTGGGTGCACCCCGAGCGGGGCGCATGGGAGGAACTGCCGTACTGGCTGCGCGGCTACGTCCCGCTCGCCGTCGCCACCGGTGACGAGCATGCCCTCGCCCGTTCGCGCGAGTGGATCGACGCGATCCTCGCCACACAGGAGAGCGACGGCTTCTTCGGCCCGCGCGCGCTGCGTACGTCACTCAACGGCGGTCCGGACTTCTGGCCGTTCCTGCCGCTGCTGATGGCGCTGCGGACCTACGAGGAGTACACGCGCGACCGGCGCGTCGTCCCGTTCGTCACGCGCTTCCTGCGCTTCATGAACGCGCAGGGGGCCGGAGCCTTCAACTCCAGCTGGGTTTCCTTCCGTTGGGGCGACGGGCTCGACATCGTGGTGTGGCTGTACCGCCGTACCGGGGAGAAGTTCCTCCTCGATCTGGCGGGCAAGATGCACACCCTCGGGGCTGACTGGACGGGCGGCACGCCCTCGCGCCACAACGTGAACATCGCCCAGGGATTCCGTGAGCCGGCACAGTACGCACAGCTCACCGGCTCGGCCGACCTGACCCGGGCCACCTACCGCGGTTACGACGCCGTGATGGGTGCGTACGGCCAGTTCCCCGGCGGCGGCATGGCGGGCGACGAGAACTACCGTCCCGGCTTCGGCGACCCCCGTCAGGGCTTCGAGACCTGCGGCATCGTCGAATTCATGGCCAGCCATGAACTGCTCACCCGCATCACCGGTGACCCGGTGTGGGCGGACCGCTGCGAGGAACTCGCGTTCAACATGCTGCCCGCGGCACTCGACCCGCAGGGCAAGTCGCTGCACTACGTCACCAGCGCCAACAGCATCGACCTGGACAACACCCCGAAGACACAGGGGCAGTTCCAGAACGGCTTCGCCATGCAGTCCTTGCAGCCCGGCGTCGACCAGTACCGCTGCTGCCCGCACAACTACGGCATGGGCTGGCCCTACTTCAGCGAGGAGCTGTGGCTCGCGACGCCCGGCGACGGCCTCGCCGCCGCCATGTACGCCCCGTGCACGGTCCGTACGCGGGTCGCCGGCGGCACCGAGGTGACCATCGTCGAGGAGACCGGCTACCCCTTCACCGAGACGGTCGAGTTCAGGCTCTCCACCCCGAAGCCGGTGCGTTTCCCGCTCCAGCTGCGTATCCCGGGGTGGTGCCGCGGGCCCGAGCTCCTCGTCAACGGCAAGCGCACGTCGGCGAAGGACGGTCCGGCCTGGGCCGAGGTGGAGCGCACCTGGCACGACGGGGACGTGGTGACGCTGCGCCTGCCGCAGCGCACCTCCGTACGCCACTGGCCCGACAACCACGACGCCGTCAGCGTCGACCACGGACCGCTCACCTACTCCCTGAAGATCGGCGAGCAGTACGAACGCTATGCGGGCGACGACACGTTCCCCCACTACGAGGTGCACGCGACCTCCGCCTGGAACTACGGTCTGTCGCCCGACGCCGGGCTCTCGTTCCGGCGCGACGACGGGCCGGTCGGGGACAACCCGTTCACCCACGGGACGACACCGGTGCACATCACCGCGCGCGCCCGTCGCATCGAGGAGTGGGTCGCCGACGACGAGCACGTCGTCGCGCCCCTGCAGAGCGGACCGGCCCGCAGTGACGCCCCCGTCGAGACCGTGACACTCGTCCCGATGGGCGCGGCCCGGCTGCGGATCACGGCGTTTCCCCAGGCCTCGCCCGACGGCAGGGCATGGACGCCGGAGCCCGCGTTCCGGCGCATCGCCAACAAGCACAGCGGGAAGGTTCTGGCGGTCGACGGCATGTCCACGGAGAACAGCGCCCGCGTCGTCCAGTTCGCCAACTCCGGCACGGGCGACCACGCGTGGCAGCTCGTCGACAAGGGTGACGGCTGGCATCTGATCCGCAACGGCCAGAGCGGCAAGGTCCTCGGGGTCGACGGGATGTCCACGGCGGACAGCGCACACGTCGTCCAGTACGAGGACAACGGCACCGCCGACCACCTGTGGGCGCTCGTCGACAGCGGCGACGGGTGGTACCGGATCCGCAACAAGAACAGCGGCAAGGTCCTCGGCGTGGACGGGATGTCGACGGCGGACAGCGCGCAGGTCGTCCAGTTCAACGACAACGGGACGGACGACCACTTGTGGCGGCTGCTCTGA
- a CDS encoding LacI family DNA-binding transcriptional regulator — protein sequence MRVSLKDVAARAGVSIKTVSNVVNNYQHVTPAMRERVQQAIDELGYRPNLTARHLRQGRTGIIALALPELGNPYFAELAAAVIDAAAVHDYIVLLDHTGGRREQEVLVSQGFRARVIDGLILSPIELEAEDLRERTENVPLVLLGERHYDLPYDHIAVDNVAAARTAVRHLIDLGRREVAFIGARRGQSQPAHLRLQGWREELLSAGLSVDDGLIATTEGWGHADGAAAMTRILETGRRPDAVFAYNDPIAIGAMRVLSERGMRVPEDVAVVGFDDVVEGHFGAVTLTSVSPDKEAIARMAVESVLARLSGQAPEPRRVWADYRLIARESTLGRSTQAGRST from the coding sequence GTGCGGGTCAGCCTCAAGGACGTCGCCGCGCGTGCGGGCGTGTCGATCAAGACCGTCTCGAATGTGGTGAACAACTACCAGCACGTCACCCCCGCGATGCGCGAGCGGGTGCAGCAGGCCATCGACGAGCTCGGCTACCGGCCCAACCTCACCGCGCGGCACCTGCGTCAGGGGCGGACGGGCATCATCGCCCTCGCCCTGCCCGAGCTGGGCAACCCGTACTTCGCCGAGCTCGCGGCCGCGGTGATCGACGCCGCCGCCGTGCACGACTACATCGTGCTCCTGGACCACACGGGCGGCCGGCGCGAGCAGGAGGTCCTGGTCAGCCAGGGATTCCGCGCCCGCGTCATCGACGGCCTGATCCTCAGCCCCATCGAGCTGGAGGCGGAGGACCTCCGTGAGCGCACGGAGAACGTGCCTCTGGTCCTGCTCGGCGAGCGCCACTACGACCTGCCCTACGACCACATCGCGGTGGACAACGTCGCAGCGGCCCGTACCGCGGTCCGCCATCTCATCGATCTGGGGCGCCGCGAGGTGGCGTTCATCGGCGCCCGCCGCGGCCAGAGCCAACCCGCCCACCTGCGTCTTCAGGGGTGGCGCGAGGAGCTTCTCTCGGCGGGCCTGTCGGTGGACGACGGGCTGATCGCGACGACCGAGGGGTGGGGGCACGCGGACGGCGCGGCGGCGATGACCCGGATCCTGGAGACCGGGCGCCGGCCCGACGCCGTGTTCGCGTACAACGACCCCATCGCCATCGGGGCGATGCGGGTGCTGTCGGAGCGCGGCATGCGCGTGCCCGAGGACGTCGCCGTGGTCGGCTTCGACGACGTCGTCGAGGGGCACTTCGGGGCGGTCACGCTCACCTCCGTGTCGCCGGACAAGGAGGCCATCGCGCGGATGGCGGTGGAGTCGGTCCTCGCCCGGCTCAGCGGCCAGGCGCCCGAACCCCGCCGCGTCTGGGCGGACTACCGGCTCATCGCGCGCGAGAGCACGCTGGGGCGCAGCACGCAGGCCGGGCGGAGCACGTAG
- a CDS encoding aldose epimerase family protein, giving the protein MSFAAPFPAPFGATPSGLPVERWTLRSASGVEAAVLTYGAVLHSLRVPGPERRPPAEVVLSLPDVKHYATHGAYLGAVVGRFANRIAAGTFTLDGTRHRIPGNDRGNSLHGGADGFDRRLWRAEPCERPDGAASVRLSLDSPHGDQGFPGSLQVSVTYTLASDGSLTLDYHAVTDRPTPVNLTHHAYFNLSGNPDRGVLDHLLTVDAAAYLPIDETGLPLPGAPAPVAGSPFDFTRARRIGARITEPDEQLARAGGYDHCWVLDDHDRSPGFGDRELSLRRAARLEDPGSGRVLEVHTSEPGLQVYAGQQLDGTFGDLLGRRLGAHSGLCLETQHFPDSPNRPDYPSTVLRPDRALRSRTVLGFPHLTAVAR; this is encoded by the coding sequence ATGTCCTTCGCCGCCCCTTTCCCGGCACCCTTCGGTGCCACCCCCTCGGGCCTCCCGGTCGAGCGCTGGACTCTGCGCAGCGCGAGCGGAGTTGAGGCCGCCGTGCTGACGTACGGCGCCGTACTGCACTCCCTGCGTGTCCCCGGCCCCGAACGCCGGCCGCCCGCCGAGGTCGTCCTGAGCCTCCCGGACGTGAAGCACTACGCCACCCACGGCGCGTATCTCGGCGCCGTGGTGGGGCGGTTCGCCAACCGCATCGCCGCGGGCACGTTCACCCTCGACGGAACGCGGCACCGCATCCCCGGCAACGACCGGGGCAACTCGCTGCACGGCGGAGCCGACGGGTTCGACCGCCGATTGTGGCGTGCCGAGCCGTGCGAACGGCCCGACGGCGCCGCGAGTGTGCGGCTGAGCCTGGACAGTCCGCACGGCGACCAGGGCTTTCCCGGTTCGCTCCAGGTGTCCGTCACCTACACCCTCGCGTCCGACGGATCCCTGACGCTCGACTACCACGCCGTCACCGACCGCCCCACGCCCGTCAATCTGACGCACCACGCCTACTTCAACCTCTCCGGCAACCCGGACCGAGGGGTGCTCGACCACCTGCTGACCGTGGACGCCGCCGCGTATCTGCCCATCGACGAGACGGGCCTCCCGCTCCCCGGAGCGCCCGCACCGGTGGCCGGTTCGCCGTTCGACTTCACCCGGGCACGACGGATCGGCGCGCGGATCACCGAGCCCGACGAGCAGTTGGCGCGCGCCGGCGGCTACGACCACTGCTGGGTGCTCGACGACCACGACCGTTCGCCCGGCTTCGGAGACAGGGAGTTGAGCCTGCGCCGCGCGGCCCGCCTGGAGGACCCCGGCAGCGGGCGCGTGCTCGAAGTGCACACCAGCGAGCCGGGGCTCCAGGTCTACGCCGGACAGCAACTCGACGGCACGTTCGGCGACTTGCTGGGGCGCAGGCTGGGCGCCCACTCGGGCCTGTGCCTGGAGACGCAGCACTTCCCCGACTCCCCGAACCGTCCCGACTATCCGAGCACCGTCCTGCGCCCGGACCGGGCCCTGCGCAGCCGGACCGTGCTCGGCTTTCCGCACCTCACAGCGGTCGCACGTTGA
- a CDS encoding ABC transporter substrate-binding protein, with translation MKHFTHRRHLTARPVIVALAAAMALTASGCAKSEDDAANKSDSSASAADAGQKVVTPKPGSKGCTIDAYGGKKLDLKNATVGFSQSEKEANPFRIAETASIKAEASKRGLKLLTANAQSQFSKQISDVQDLLAKGADLLVIAPLNSDGWEPVLKAAAAKKVPIVTIDRKINATACKDYVSFIASDFVDQGKRAADQMIEATGGKGEVAILLGAAGNNVTTERTKGFKDRIKEKAPDLKVVFQQTGDFAREKGQQVTEQLIQSKPGIKGIYAENDEMGLGAVAALKGAGKKAGDVKIVTVDGTRNAVQGIVDGWISGVIESNPRFGPLAFQTLDTFTQGKEVPQDVIIQDGAYDAKNAKSDIGKAF, from the coding sequence ATGAAGCACTTCACCCACCGCCGTCACCTCACCGCCCGCCCTGTGATCGTGGCCCTGGCCGCCGCCATGGCCCTCACCGCCTCCGGCTGCGCCAAGTCCGAGGACGACGCCGCGAACAAGTCCGACTCCTCCGCGTCCGCCGCCGACGCGGGCCAGAAGGTCGTCACGCCGAAGCCCGGCAGCAAGGGCTGCACGATCGACGCGTACGGCGGGAAGAAGCTCGACCTCAAGAACGCCACGGTCGGCTTCTCGCAGTCCGAGAAGGAGGCCAACCCCTTCCGGATCGCGGAGACGGCCTCGATCAAGGCCGAGGCGAGCAAGCGCGGCCTGAAGCTGCTCACCGCCAACGCCCAGTCGCAGTTCTCCAAGCAGATCAGCGATGTGCAGGACCTTCTCGCCAAGGGCGCCGACCTGCTGGTGATCGCCCCGCTCAACTCGGACGGCTGGGAGCCGGTGTTGAAGGCCGCCGCGGCCAAGAAGGTGCCGATCGTCACCATCGACCGCAAGATCAACGCCACGGCGTGCAAGGACTACGTCAGCTTCATCGCGTCGGACTTCGTCGACCAGGGCAAGCGCGCCGCCGACCAGATGATCGAGGCGACCGGCGGCAAGGGCGAGGTCGCGATCCTGCTCGGCGCCGCGGGCAACAACGTCACCACCGAGCGCACCAAGGGCTTCAAGGACCGCATCAAGGAGAAGGCCCCGGACCTCAAGGTCGTCTTCCAGCAGACCGGCGACTTCGCCCGCGAGAAGGGCCAGCAGGTCACCGAGCAGCTGATCCAGTCGAAGCCCGGCATCAAGGGGATCTACGCCGAGAACGACGAGATGGGCCTCGGCGCGGTCGCCGCGCTCAAGGGCGCCGGCAAGAAGGCCGGTGACGTGAAGATCGTGACGGTCGACGGAACGCGCAACGCGGTCCAGGGCATCGTCGACGGCTGGATCAGCGGTGTCATCGAGTCCAACCCGCGCTTCGGCCCGCTCGCCTTCCAGACCCTCGACACGTTCACCCAGGGCAAGGAAGTCCCCCAGGACGTCATCATCCAGGACGGGGCCTACGACGCGAAGAACGCCAAGTCGGACATCGGCAAGGCCTTCTGA